The segment TTCAAAAAGAGGCCTTTAACGATGCCCTGGATACTGATAATTTACTTGATGCATCTGAAAGATCAATATTTGAAATTACCCAGAAAAAATTCAATATCATATCTACAAGACTGAACGAGGTCCTGAAACAGACATTTAGCCGTATTGAAAACCTTCACGACAGGCAAAGCAGGCTTACAGGGCTATCTACTGGTTTTTACGATCTGGATGACCTTACCTGTGGATTGCAGTCCTCCGAACTCATTATAGTTGCCGCAAGACCGAGCATGGGGAAAACAAGTCTGGCTTTGAATATCATTGAACATGCAGGGGTCGTTGAGAAAAAACCTTCAGTACTATTTTCTTTGGAAATGTCAGCTCAGCAGGTTGCTCAGAATATGCTTTGTTCCCATGCGCACGTGGATGCCCATAAACTTCGTATGGGTTTTCTGGATGACAAACAATGGAGCAATTTATCTTTCGGGCTTGGGTCTCTTTCTGAAGCCCCTATTTTTATTGATGATACACCTGGGCTTACGGTACTCGAAGTTCGTGCAAAGGCCCGCAGGTTAAAAGCTCAATACGATATACAATTAATTGTAGTAGATTATCTTCAACTTATGGAGGGACAGCGGGCAGAGAATCGCCAGCAGGAAATCTCTGTAATATCCCGCGGATTAAAATCACTTGCCAGGGAGCTCTCGGTACCTGTGATTGCAGTGTCACAGCTAAACAGGTCTGTTGAAGCAAGAGAAGGCCACAAGCCAAGGATGTCCGATTTGCGTGAATCAGGGTCAATTGAACAGGATGCAGATGTGATTATTCTTTTGCACCGGGACAATTATTATGATCCGGAAAAAGATGATACTGCAGAAGTCATTATTGCCAAACAGCGAAACGGCCCGACCGGAGTAGTCAAACTGGTATTTCGTTCCCACATTATGCGGTTTGAGAGCCTGGCATCTGCTGGTAATAGATACTAATGAGGTATAAGGTGTTATTACAGGGGGCTTGTGTATCTTTTTTGCTTTGTATAATGCTTTGTGTTGTATATGCAAGGGGATTGTATGCTGAAACAACAGATATACCGCAGCAAATTATCCGGAATATTGAGATCCGGGGGAACCAGAGGATCAGCACGACTGCTATAAGGGCCAGTATTCGTGTGAAAGAAGGTGATCCTTATAACCCTCTGAGAATTAGTCAGGATGTTGATGCCATTTGGGCAATGGGATTCTTTGATAATATAGAGATAAAGGTAGAGGAAGTGCCGGACGGCTTAAAACTTATTTATCAGGTTACCGAACGGCCAATGATACAGGAGATACGGTTTCAGGGGAATGAGAAATTTAAAGCAAAAAGACTCATGAAGCTCATCGAAACAAAAGCAGGTGATTATTTAAGACCCTATCTCCTCAAGCTGGACGAGGATAAAATCAGGGAATTTTACATTAAGAAGCTGTATCCGAGAATGCAGGTAAATGCGGAAACCAGGATAATTGATGGGAAAAATGTGTTGATATTCAATATTGATGAAGGCCCTAAAGTCCGGATTTCAGAAATACAATTTGTCGGTAATGAGGGTTTCACAAGAAGGACACTTCTCAAACAGATGGATATCCGCCAGAAACGTTTTCCATCGTTCCTGTTTCCAGGGAGATTTGATGAGGAAAAATTTCGTTCTGATATTCAGAAAATAAAAGAATTCTACATGAATAATGGGTGGTTGGACGTCGATGTCGGCTGGGGAACAACCTATGACAACGGCAGTATGTCTATTACTCTTTATATAAAAGAAGGCGAACGGTATTATGTGGAACGTTTAACGATACAGGGAACACAGCTGTTTACCGAAGAAGAACTGAAGGAGAAACTGAAGTTACAAGAGGGAGGGCCATTTTTTCTTGATGCACTCGAGAAAGATATATACCAAATCCGGCTAGCATATGGCGAACAGGGATTCATTGGCGCCCGTGTTGACGAGAAGCATACCTTTAGCCCTGAAGAGGCGAAGGTGAATATTTCTTTTTTTGTAGAGGAGAGAGACAGGTTCTATATAGAGAGAATTAATATTATTGGTAATGATAGAACAAGGGACAATGTTATCCGCCGGCAGCTAACCTTTTATCCCGGTGAAAAACTAGATACAGAAAAGATACGGGACAGTCAAAGACGTCTTGTTAATACAGGGTACTTTGATATGGAGTCAGGTGTACCCACCGGGATTAATTTCGAGCCTGGTTCCGCACCGGATAAACAGAATGTCATTGTAGAGGTAAAAGAGGGCAGGACGGGCATGTTGCGGTTCGGTGGTGGTTACGGTGCAAATGTCGGGGCATTCGGTGATATCTCATTTACCGACAGGAACTTTGCTCTCTTTGATTTTCCAAAAAGCTGGGACGATTTTTTCCGGGGCAACGCCTTTCGTGGCGGTGGTGAAGTATTAACTTTACGTTTCAGTCCAGGTTTCCAGCGGACTGAAGTCTTAATGTCGTGGACGAATCCTGCTATATTCGATTCTCCCTACAGTGCAGGCGTAAGTTTGTTTCACTATCTGCGATGGTATGAGGAATATCAGCAACAGGTTTCAGGTACAAGGATTTCATCGGGAAGAGAGATTCAAAGGGATTTTTTTGTAAGACTAAGCCCGGAATTCAGTAATATCCATATTAGCAGGCGCAGGGCAGAAGTGGAAGATACCCCCCAGGCAGTGCTCGATGCACAAGGTAGTCACCTGAAGGCCGGCATTACCTTATCAGCAATCATGAACAGGACTGACAATATTTATGCTCCGACAAAAGGGTATGAAGGGGAATCCTCACTGGAGTTTGCAGGTTTGGAAGTTGATATTGTAAAATACCGTATCCAGGGGACCAAATATACGACACTTTTTGATGTTCCAGGATGGGGAAAGCATGTGCTTGCTTATGGTGGAACGTTTGGTATTGTGCAGCCAACTACCGGAAACGACGTATTGATATTTGAAAGGTTTTTCGCCGGCGGCTATGGTTCTTTGCGAGGATTTCGTTTTCGGGGTGTTTCTCCTCTTGACGAGAAAACTGGTGATCAGGTTGGAGGTAATATTCTGATGTTACTGAACACAGAATATATTATTCCTATTTACAAGGATGTTATCCGTGCTGCTGTTTTTATTGATAGCGGTAAGGCTGATGCAACAGTGAAGGACCTTAATTTTGACCGTTTTCGTGCATCAGCAGGGCTTGGGTTAAGGTTGAGTATTCCTTTCCTTGGCCGTTCTACCATAGCGATTGATTATGGGATTCCCATTATAAAAAGGGATGGGGATGAAACTCAGGCGTTTTCTTTTAATTTTGGAGGAGGTGGCAGTTTTTAATTATGAAGCTGGAAATATTGTTTCATACGGGCATCAGATTAATAAAAAAATTTATTATTATAACAAGCTTTGCGTGTTTGTCCCTGTTTCTCTTGCTTGATATACAGGCAAGAAGTCAGGATGCTGTGGCTTCGAGAACAATGAAGATAGGGGTTGTTGATTTAAACAGGGTCTTTGAGAAATATGAGAAAAGGAAGAATCTTGACGCTCAGTTAAAAGACCAGGAACGGGAGTATCAGAAAATTCTTAATGATAAAAGGAAAGAGCTGGCAAATTTAAATGAAAAAATACAATTGCTGGATTTAGGGAGCGAGGCGAGAAGAAGAAATGAGGAGGCTTTTGAAAAAAAGAATATCGAATTGGAGTCATATGCAAGATTCGCAGAAAATAATCTCGTAAGAAGATACAGGGATTATTTCGAAAGTCTTTATCTGGAAGTATGCAGGGAAGTGGAAGACATTGGCAAACGTGAGGGTTACGATCTTATTTTAAAGAAAGAGGAGCCTGACTTACAGGGCGGGGGAATCACCGAACTTCAGTTTAAAGTCGGGATAAAAACGGTCTTGTACAATTCAGAAGGGATTGACATTACCAGCCAGGTAGTTGAATCCCTTAATAAAAAATACGCGGGTAAAGGAAAGTAGTTTGTGGATATTATGCAAAAGACAATTGCACGTGAGGTTGAATTTTCCGGTATTGGTATGTTCAGAGGTGAGAAAACAACACTTTGTTTTAAACCGGCTCCTCTGAATTCCCGTATATATTTTGTTCGTATTGATTTGCCGGGTCAGCCCAAAGTGCCCGCCCATATTCATGCCCTGTCAAGTAATGATAAACGGATATTCCTGAAAAATCAGGATGCCGAGGTTGAAAGCGTAGAGCATCTGATGGCTGCATTAGCAGGGTTGGGAATTGACAATATAGAAATTGAAATAGACGGACGTGAGGTCCCATCAGGGGATGGAAGCGCTCAATTATTTCTGGATGTTTTCAGAAAGGCGGGTATCGTTACCTTAGGTGGTGAGAAAAGAATATATACGGTGAAATCTCCGATTCTGGTAAGCAATGGAGATGCAAGCATTATGGCAGTTCCCTGTGACAAGAGATTACTGTTGTCCTATACCCTTGATTTTCACGGTTCATATATAGAACAACAAATGTATAAAGTAGAATTTACCGTGGAGAATTTTTGTAAAGAAATTGCACCCGCAAGAACATTTGGTCTGAGCAGGAATGTCGAAGAGTTTAAGCT is part of the Candidatus Jettenia sp. AMX2 genome and harbors:
- the bamA gene encoding outer membrane protein assembly factor BamA, translating into MLCIMLCVVYARGLYAETTDIPQQIIRNIEIRGNQRISTTAIRASIRVKEGDPYNPLRISQDVDAIWAMGFFDNIEIKVEEVPDGLKLIYQVTERPMIQEIRFQGNEKFKAKRLMKLIETKAGDYLRPYLLKLDEDKIREFYIKKLYPRMQVNAETRIIDGKNVLIFNIDEGPKVRISEIQFVGNEGFTRRTLLKQMDIRQKRFPSFLFPGRFDEEKFRSDIQKIKEFYMNNGWLDVDVGWGTTYDNGSMSITLYIKEGERYYVERLTIQGTQLFTEEELKEKLKLQEGGPFFLDALEKDIYQIRLAYGEQGFIGARVDEKHTFSPEEAKVNISFFVEERDRFYIERINIIGNDRTRDNVIRRQLTFYPGEKLDTEKIRDSQRRLVNTGYFDMESGVPTGINFEPGSAPDKQNVIVEVKEGRTGMLRFGGGYGANVGAFGDISFTDRNFALFDFPKSWDDFFRGNAFRGGGEVLTLRFSPGFQRTEVLMSWTNPAIFDSPYSAGVSLFHYLRWYEEYQQQVSGTRISSGREIQRDFFVRLSPEFSNIHISRRRAEVEDTPQAVLDAQGSHLKAGITLSAIMNRTDNIYAPTKGYEGESSLEFAGLEVDIVKYRIQGTKYTTLFDVPGWGKHVLAYGGTFGIVQPTTGNDVLIFERFFAGGYGSLRGFRFRGVSPLDEKTGDQVGGNILMLLNTEYIIPIYKDVIRAAVFIDSGKADATVKDLNFDRFRASAGLGLRLSIPFLGRSTIAIDYGIPIIKRDGDETQAFSFNFGGGGSF
- the dnaB gene encoding replicative DNA helicase, encoding MAVGSIHERALPQNIEAEMSILGAMLLDNEVVSLIIPILNKNSFYKTAHQELFQTILDLYDKGQKVDLVILREELKKRSLLEKVGGVEYLVELEESVPTIGNVEYYANIVREKAIKRNLIEVAVTIQKEAFNDALDTDNLLDASERSIFEITQKKFNIISTRLNEVLKQTFSRIENLHDRQSRLTGLSTGFYDLDDLTCGLQSSELIIVAARPSMGKTSLALNIIEHAGVVEKKPSVLFSLEMSAQQVAQNMLCSHAHVDAHKLRMGFLDDKQWSNLSFGLGSLSEAPIFIDDTPGLTVLEVRAKARRLKAQYDIQLIVVDYLQLMEGQRAENRQQEISVISRGLKSLARELSVPVIAVSQLNRSVEAREGHKPRMSDLRESGSIEQDADVIILLHRDNYYDPEKDDTAEVIIAKQRNGPTGVVKLVFRSHIMRFESLASAGNRY
- the lpxC gene encoding UDP-3-O-acyl-N-acetylglucosamine deacetylase, which codes for MQKTIAREVEFSGIGMFRGEKTTLCFKPAPLNSRIYFVRIDLPGQPKVPAHIHALSSNDKRIFLKNQDAEVESVEHLMAALAGLGIDNIEIEIDGREVPSGDGSAQLFLDVFRKAGIVTLGGEKRIYTVKSPILVSNGDASIMAVPCDKRLLLSYTLDFHGSYIEQQMYKVEFTVENFCKEIAPARTFGLSRNVEEFKLLGLGKGITDFNSTILHEDGTMTTPISRRPAELRFPDEFVRHKILDLVGDLYLANMVVHGHIIANRSGHSLNVQLAEKIQMLYSEKKGM
- a CDS encoding OmpH family outer membrane protein, with translation MKLEILFHTGIRLIKKFIIITSFACLSLFLLLDIQARSQDAVASRTMKIGVVDLNRVFEKYEKRKNLDAQLKDQEREYQKILNDKRKELANLNEKIQLLDLGSEARRRNEEAFEKKNIELESYARFAENNLVRRYRDYFESLYLEVCREVEDIGKREGYDLILKKEEPDLQGGGITELQFKVGIKTVLYNSEGIDITSQVVESLNKKYAGKGK